In the Hyla sarda isolate aHylSar1 chromosome 9, aHylSar1.hap1, whole genome shotgun sequence genome, ACGCCCtgctgggtagacagatgacttgacttgactgacttgtgactgacaggacggtgactttatcttacttgcacttgacttgtggctgcaggacttgactggaggcctccactactctggacacacacactaggcacgactgcactgaacctcagcaggaagcaagagcagaGATCAAAGAGAGAGAAGATCCACCcacggcttatatgggggagactagcagggagcccataggtcaccccagggatcacctggtcactggtaactTCTGCTATACAGTTACCTAATAATGGACCTCCCTGCCCTGGGAGAACCATCAGGCAAATAGCTAAGACAAAAAACCCTTTCTCAAGAGGTGCTGCAGCTCCCAGAGCAGTTCATGGACCATCAGACGGATCATCATACAGATGATCTTTTTATTAGCGGATACAGAGTCACCGATAAAAACATCATCCGTTTGTTAAGACGTCTGATGGTCCATGGACTTCTTTGGAAGCCGCAGcgcctcttaaaaaaaaaaaaaaggatctccCTGCTGGACCCGGCATTCGttaagagcatcgggtgcagtgcggAAGGCTTGTGACGTTACGGCCCTCCCAtagatgtcacgcccctcccatagacttgcattgagggagcgtggccatgacgtcacaagcaggcGTGATCGTGACGTCCTGAGTCTCcgtcccgcatcaccagtcatccggcccagagcgatgtttgctccatgcatcggatgtctggggtgctgcagccgagatcatgggggtccccagcggcgggacccctgcgatcagacatcttatcacctatcctttggataggaaattagatatctaggggcagagtacccctttaagcttaacaGAAACTCCATCTTATAAGTACTCCATTCAGTAAGGGTGATTCTATGCGCACAAGGTAAACGGCTAATTCATGGAATGCCAATTTTTAAAAGACCTATTATGGCTTTATTATACCTTGGGATAATACACAAGGGGTCGCCTCTGGGTGTCTTTGTTATTTTCTCTCTTGTGAAAACCATCAGACGGCCGTATTTGGCAGCCTGTACAGTGAAGGAAATGTCGgattaacaacaacaaaaaatcccgAAAAAGGCATTTCTAATAAGTTATGAActgatttgcattttactcagTGAAATAAGTATCTGTGCAGCAAGCTCCATTCCTGGTATTTTTGTAGCATTTTTCCCCTACTGAAGTGTATTGGGGTAAGTGTATGACAAGAAGCAGCAGTTGGGTTTCTTACATGCAGTAGTACCACGATTCACAGTTTCTCTCGGACGTAGTTCTAGCAGCACATCCTAGTATTCAGAAGTATTGGAATGGAATAGTGTATAATTGAGAATACATCTTCATATTGCATCAAGTTTTCACCTATAGTCAAGGTATAATAGTTGCTGGGTAAGGTGCCCCACCCTCACATTACACTAATTTAGACATTACCCAAGGGTTTAGCTATGGGCCGTATGTGTCCGGGGTGCTGCTAGCAAACTTTTTTTGAACCCTCTACTAAAGCTGCCAAGGCCCACCAAGATCAGCAATTAGAGACCCAGTTTGTGCACAGAAATGCAGATATTTTTGCAGAAAAATCTCCATCTCTGCACATATATGTATtacttttgaggggggggggggaagtagtcATGCAGACTTATCAACAGACCCAAATTTAGTGATCTAAAGCTTTCCATACACACTCAGTCAAATGTGTCTGGTGGTCTCCCAACTCTCCCCATGATGGCAATTGGCAGAGTTGAAGATGATTGGGTATACGGGATTTCAATGTGCCCTATCTTTTTGTTCTCAGAGATAAGCTGCTGCCTGAGCTATCTAGTAATGGCTTTttccacactacacacacacaaacacacgcaCGGTCAAGCTGatcatgcatgtgtatggggggaatcAGGAGAAATACCGTAGCTGCAATCTGAAATGTTGAACTAGGAATCCTATGGTGATGTAAATTCAGTTAGGGGCCTGGTGTTGCGACTACAATACAGTCTTATGCAGCCTTATCTGAATGTGACCTAAAGGCCGATATCACCCTGTGCAACATAGCCAACGATCAGCTGATCATTTGTTCTGACCCTTTTAAATTGGTCACACATCTCTCCAATGTAAAAGGGCATATGAATCTGGCCAACGATGGAAGCGATCGTACATGTCACCTTTTCTATGAGTTGgtcaagccttaaaggggtactccactgctcagcgtttagaacaaactgttccgaacgctggagccggcgccgggagccgtgacttcatagccctgccccctcaatgcaagtctatgggagggggcgttatggatgccacgccccctcccatagacttgcattgagggggcgggatttgcattgagggggcggggtttgttccaaatgctgagcagcgaagtacccctttaaaataggctGAATAAATGGACCTATCTACAATCAGCTCCTATTGGCGGGGATGAACTCCTTCAGATATAGAAATAGAGCCTGCCACAAAAGGATGAATTTGGGTATATATGAGGCTGAATAAGGGAAGTCCATAAAGGGGGGTAGGGAAGCTGATGACATAATAAAGCTCACGTATGGGGAGGTGTTTCTTATCTCTATGACCGGTCAAGGTACATGCTTGagcaattgtataaatatagttagtctttccccacattatgtcatTGCTGCGCCTGAGATAAGGTTATGTGGCTATTGTTCTACAcattatacttttatatatacaatTCTTAGTAAATGTCAGGAAAGATGACATAAAGACTTGCACGACAATGTGACAGAGAAGTAGCTTGATACATATAAAAGGCCATAAATATTTGACTTTATGACCGGTCCTTTGTTCCGGTAGAGCAGTCGGGCTTCCGCTTTAATGGGCTCTTTTATATCCTGATAATTATTAGCAAACTTTATGATATTTGCAGCCATCATGATTGATCGGCATCTCTGACGAAGTAACTTATTAACTGCGGACATTTTAACGAGTGGAAAAATACTTCACTAAAATGGAAGCGACGCCGGCACTGGTAGTGTTTTATGGGGTGAATATAAAGTCTGCATAGAGGGAGCTGCACCTTCTCCTGCTCCAACATTACTGGTAAACTTGCCATTATGGACAATGGAAAGCTGAATGATGAAATCTGAGGGAGATGTAGTGCTGGTCATACTGACTGCGACCCAACTTTCCCATTAAGAGATCAAAATCAGATCAACAAAAGTGGATACTATAGGGTTGTGTtaaaatcaagaaaaaaataattcGGAAACACTGCAAAGtgcgaacatagcctaaggcagtgtttcccaaccagggtgcctccagttgttgcaaaactacaactcccagcatgcccggacagccgaaggcatctATTTATGTGTATACATTGTATTATTGAAGTCCAAGCCAAACAATCGCCAACCACGTAAGGTGTATGTGGTTACCCAACTCAGCAAATGATGTCAGGGGAGAGATGTATTAAACTATTGGATTTCacttataaggctatgttcacactatggagaatCTCTATGCAGATATTCTGGACCCTGCGGGGTGCGCATAGGAAtgtggggatgagatgtctaatcgcgggggatccaaccgctgggaacccctacgATCTGCGGCCCAgcaccccggcgttctgaacatttatcttTAGAATAGCAAGCAGTGCTAGGCTTTGGAGTGGCCATGGTCATCACCAGTACCATTTTAATGCATGACCTGTGGACATACCATAAGGCTGGAATTCCTCTAAGATTTTTCAGCCAACAACACCctaaaaaacgcccattctgccgcactgcgttctttctgtgaaaaaaaacactgtggccagaTGTCAGCTgtaaagtcaatagggaactgaatAATGCcacatccacttggcgttttttagtttggcatttttttttttctttaaatccttttgccatttttctgcTTTTTTGAGCTCAGTGGTagtttttcaaaaacaacctcatgttgagactttggcctttttttctcccatagaagtctttgaGAGTGAAACAGCGTCACaaaaaaagccatgtgggttttaacattggctggcggtttttataaatttttttactttgactaGTCATCCAAAAAAGGGACTGAGGGGAGATGAGCAAATAGatagcctagttactgtgaaaggccatccaaaagtacacacctgctggtgttgtagacaaatactgttttaagcgtagtggagcgcattgtcctcccctcatatacgcactaagtatgtcaggcagtgaagtgccaggatgtgcacaggggagtaacagaggcctaaattcatcaggcaaaggcagatgggcttgaggtgaatcgctgctgtaaaaaatgcttttctgtacaacacaccgctttctgtccctttctctctgcaataaaatgctgatctgactggctgcaagatggctgccgattatatagggctgtgacatcacaggggtggctggctgctgataagctgcatgctgcatgtgattcagggtcatcccgcctacctgtcTTCCCGCCTTcctagagttccttgccccatgtcctgacatgtggagccaccatctaagatgccctggagcctggaccgcactaaatggagtttaataaagggaTTAGTGTGaccgaatcgcagcgatattcgaaTTCATTGCAAAGAGAATTTTTCCTGAACttcataatgaattcggattcgtcagattcgattcgctcatccctagttaccataaaaaataaaaaataaaaaaatacagtagggatggaaaaaattgtaggaaacaaaatttatattttttagaataaaatttgtattcattttcaatcagggacctatttatgtgagcgggcaggAACATCAAAATGTAGCCATCAATATTAAAAATTGATAAAGGGGCCATGtaattgtacagggtgggccatttatatgaatacaataaaataaaatgggaatggttggtgatattaacttcctgtttgtggcacattaatatatgtgaggggggaaacttttcaagatgggtggtgaccatggcggccattttgaagtcggccattttgaatccaacttttgttttttcaataggaagagggtcatgtgacacatcaaacttattgggaatttcacaagaaaaacaatgatgtgcttggttttaaagtaactttattctttcatgagttatttacaagtttctgaccacttatataatgtgttcaatgtgctgcccattgtgttggattgtcaatgcaaccctcttctcccactcttcacacactgatagcaacaccgcaggagaaatactagcacaggcttccagtatccgtagtttcaggtgctgcacatctcatatcttcacagcatagacaattgccttcagatgaccccaaagataaaagtctaagggggtcagatcaggagaccttgggggccattcaactggcctacaatgaccaatccactttccaggaaactgttcatctaggaatgctcggacctgacacccataatgtggtggtcaccatcttgctatgGTTGTCAGGTCCgaacattcctagatgaacagtttcctggaaactggattggtcatcgtgggccagttgaatggcccccaaggtctcccgatctgacccccttagacttttatctttggggttatctgaaggcaattgtctatgctgtgaagatatgagatgtgcagcacctgaaactacggatactggaagcctgtgctagcatttctcctgcggtgtatatagtagtatatagcagtgtatacggatactggaagcctgtgctagcatttctcctgcgttttatatagtagtatatagcagtgtatatggatactggaagcctgtgctagcatttctcctgcggtttatatagtagtatatagcagtgtatacggatactggaagcctgtgctagcatttctcctgcggtgttgctatcaaaatgtccgacttcaaaatggcccccatggtcatcacccatgttgaaaagtttcccccctcacatatactaatgtgccacaaacaggaagttaatatcaccaaccattcccatttcattaaaggagtagtccagtgattcagtggtgagcaacttatcccctatcctaaggataggggataagttgcagatcgcggggggtccgacccctgggagccccgacagcccgctggaagggggcgtgtcgacctccgcacgaggcggcggccgacacgccccctcaatacaactctatggcagagccgaagcgctgccttcggcaatctccggctctgccatagagatgtattgagggggcgtgtcggccgccgcctcgtgcgggggtcgacacccgctatctcggcggagagccggggccccgtacagagagatcgcagggggccccagcggtcggaccccccgcgatctcaaacttatcccctatccttaggataggggataagtttttcaccactggactacccctttaaggtgtatccatagaaatgacccaccctgtatattttttaaattaattttgtgaAGATTTATATTAAGAAtgcattttaataatgtgttttataAAGTTGGTTAGATTTTTACTACTTTTCAACTTTATTCTCTCTATTTTCAAAATTATTTAggtactactcctagcatggaacactcctgacacctgttgcgatcgttCTTTATAACCTGTAGAATCGGGCGGCATGCCATATTTCTTTGCAATCTCTGCTCTtaaatgaatctgtgatgtgaagagaattTCACATCACAGCGGAGTAAAGTGCAGGGCAGGGGAGCGCTGCCGCCCACTTCTACAGATAATAAAGGACGATCGCAACAAGTGTCAGGAGtggcacccgctgcgatctgtctcttCCTTCAGGTACTACAGCactacagtctgttccatgctgggagtagtactagtACCTATATAATGTCAAAAATAGAGAGAATAAAGTTGAAAAGTAGTAAAAACTAAACACACATtataaaacacattattaaaatacattattaaaggatacctttcatcaaaaaaacttttgatatattatagattaatgtatgcagaataactttccaatagcatgttattaaaaaaaatatgcttctttctatttaattttccattttgagGAAATgatcactaggggtctccctacctgtcctttttttttttctatagatttcagacttatgctggagtcctaaatctcagactgcagctgggacacagacaaacacagcactgctccctaccagggagtttgtctgtgtcccgggtgcagtctgagatttaggactccagtatgagtctgaaatctataaaaaaaaaataaaaaaaaaggactggtagggagacccctagtggtcattttcttAAAGTGgagaattaaatagaaagaagcatatttttttaataacatgctattggaaagttattctgcatacattaatctataatatatcaaaagttttttttttgatgaaaggtaccctttaataaaaagtttcacaaaattaattaaaaaaatatctaaaaatatatataataattatttttacaattacataaaaattttactctaaaaaatatacatatcgTTCCCTACAGTTTTTTCCATccctcattattattattattattttttggtacccaacacaattctaaaaaaaaaagcccacatggaaaCTGCCAAAGGGGCAAAATGtaatttccacacaaaggtaaaaacgctacaaaaaaaagaaaacacacaggGAAAATcagttgcattttttttctggcagttttctggtggtttttaactttaaaaaaacttcagaacaaaatctcagtggaatcctagcctaaaggtTTAGATAGGTATAACTCATTTAGGAAGCTGTAATAGATATAGTGAAGCCAACATTGGGCATAGCCTACATATTTTTGGAGAACTGAACATTTTACAGGGAGCTATTGGATTCTGGATGATGAACAAAATGACACTTTTCCCTACtgaaaaatattacatttttattttgttttgtacaTTGAGACTAATAATTTATGCAAAAGTGTATCTAAATTATGGTAATTGCATTGAGTAACTTAACAAACAATGCTAATGTTATGTCGTTCATAAGGCTGATAAAATACCAgactcaagttcaacctaaatccCTAATAtacaaaaaacccttatgagtttgatgtcagaataaatccctggatcaacgcccCACCTCCAGAAATCTAGTAgccgtaacttaaaggggttatccaccataaggtgattttagtatgtacctgccagacagtaatggacatgcttaggaaggatctgcacttgtcttggggctaaatggctatgttgtgagatcaccataacactgtggctagctttttgtgaactggtatttcctgtttgacttttcttttttttactacaaatcccataattccattttcctccctcccacacatcagccaacccacccattgaaacataaatgagctgtatccattcaaaagacctgtggttttcaatcagggtgcctacagctgttgcattagttgccgattgatctctctcccaccaagcgatcgctccacccattgaatcagacaggctccctgtcatcagctgactagtgagtccggtctcagccgcattgcaacctgggaaaaatctgagacaacagtcattttgtatgctgataataataaatattggggtgaaaatcacaaaagaattgtgagaaaacgtcacacacaggtacagacactatattatgaactacactaactttacagcccctgtagcatagtcaaataaaaaaaaatcctggaatacccctttaatctaaatgCCGTATATAAAAActcaatgtgtctgtgtatgttccagcataacttccaaaggctaaagatattaacatgaaacttggcacacatgttacttatatgtcaacaacaaacataggataggtaatttaacccttacccacccccatttgcgagagtcagggtttttatttaaagtcccatacaagtctatgggaaatatatgttactgtataacttccaaacagcaggagatatttcgataatacttggtcacatgctactaatatgtccactaaaaatataggatacggtagttaatttaaccctaacctacccccattcatgagggtcggggtttttgtttaaagtccaatgcaaaatttatgggaaatgtatgttccagcatatgTTCCAGGGatgtgaggattagatatggggacaggatatgaggtcgggatatggggacgggataagaggtcaggatatggggatgggatatgaggacgggatatgagggcgggatatggagatgggatatgaggtcggtatatggggacgggatatagggacgggatatgagaacaggatatgaggtcgggatatggggacaggatatgaggtcgggatatggggacaggatatgaggtcgggatatggggacaggatatgaggttgggatatgaggtcgggatatggggatgagatatggggacgggatataaggacaagagcttcctcctttgttgcttttcctcccctacaaggataaggtaggaaaaaccgggtactcagctagtatattatATATTTGATGAAAAGCATCCAGGACCCTCTTGAACTTGTTCAATAAACATCATGGGGCAGAAAGTTCcacagtcttactgctcttacagtatagaatcCCCATCTGTAATGATCCCCGTCTGTgatgaaaccttctttcttctagacaTAGATATTGTGCAAAActaccttactttttttttttttttttttatgcgtggAACGGTAATCTCTTATTTCTGATCACATTGTTAGTTTCACTTAGATTGAAATAGAATGTGAGCAACTGTTGACAAAAAACACACCCTTATATGGATAATGTGTATACTTGCCCAAAGCCAGGAGGGAATTCTTTGTGTTGCCAGCTCCAGAGTTTACAGTAATAACTAGAAAAGCCCTGCACTGCCACACatgttaaagaagaagtatcttgtaaaaaaaacatatcccctattgaaagcataggggataagtttcagatcgcgggtggtccgagtgctggggccccacGTGAtgtcctgtttggagccccaacTCTCCTTCACAGCGGCACGTCACGACCCCACAGTTGCCACGTACCCtgtatatagctctatgggagagccgatgattgccaaacggctctcccatagagctataaggagggggcgtggcggccccggTTCGGGCGGGGGTTGCGCCGCTGTAAAGGAGAGCCGGGGCTAcaaacaggagatcacgggggggccccattgctcggaccccccgtgatctaaaacttatcccttatcctttggatagagaataagttttttttttacatgatacttctccATTAAACCTATCTAGTTACTCCTCCAGTTTGCTATGCATAAGATTTAATGCTCCTTAAATGTCATCAAAGGGGATGAGTAATTAACCCTGACCTTAGTTCATAATAAAGTCTTGATAAGCAGGATTCACCCTCTGTACCATCCAACCTAAAAATGTAGTTGTGATAGGCGGGGGTCAAGTGAAGTGTTGATGTAGATATTGTCAAGTTTGTGGCACAAGAAGGGTTGTGTTGGTAGTGAATGATGGATGATAAGGGCTGTAGTGGCACATTGCATCTAACCATTTAGTTAGATCAATGTTCCCACTACCCATTACTTCTAAAGCTGTAATCCATATCAGGGTCCCAGGAAAGGAGTACCTCAAAAACCAGGATTTATAGATAACAACTTGTTCTTTACTTGTGATGCAGATCTAATACACAAGGAACACACTTGTAAACTGTTCTTGATATACACTTGGTAGATGAGCAGTATCTGGTAACTTGCCACTGTCCTGAAGTTATTTTTCAGACCTATAGAATGAGACTTGAAACTGAAGACTTGAGACTTCACTAGGCTTGTGACTAGGACTTATGACTTGACTTGAGAAGTTTTTGTACTAGACTTAGGGGAAGACTCAGAGGCTTACAGGGTTTATGCCTTGGCTTCTTCCTCACAGTACTACTCTGTTCTTAATCCCTTAAAAATTgactttattttttgcattttgcttCTTTTAAATTGCATCAAACTGACTGTTCACCATTGATTATGTCACCTTATACAATGTATGTTTTTATTGCAGCTAAATATCCACAGATCAAGAATTTGATGGGACCAGACCCACAGCTTAAATGGACTGTCTCCTGCATGGTAGCTGTTCAGATACTTTGCTGTTATCTTGTCTGTGATGTCTCTTGGAAATGGCTTCTTTTCTGGTCCTATGCATTTGGAGGGGTGATCAATCATTCATTGACTCTTGCCATCCATGACATTTCTCACAATGTTGCTTTTGGTAACAAGTCAGCACGTTATAATCGTTTCTTTGGGATGTTTGCTAACCTTCCCATTGGAGTGCCTTACTCAACATCCTTCAAGAAATACCACATTGACCACCACCGATATCTCGGGGGAGATGGCTTGGACGTGGACATCCCTACAGATTTTGAGGGGCGCTTCTTCTGTACTCCTACACGCAAGATTATTTGGATCATTATACAACCACTTCTTTATGTCTTAAGACCACTATATGTTAATCCTAAACCCATTACACATATGGAGGTTATCAATGCACTAGTTCAGTTTTCCTTTGATTTGGCCATATACTCATTGTGGGGATTGAAGCCTATTGTGTACTTACTAGCTGGATCCCTACTGTCCATGGGTTTCCATCCAATATCTGGACATTTTATTGCTGAGCACTACATGTTTTTAAAAGGTTATGAAACCTATTCTTACTATGGACCTCTCAACCTGTTAACCTTCAATGTTGGCTACCACATGGAACATCATGACTTTCCAAGTATACCTGGCAGCAAACTTCCAGAGGTAAGACTATATCCATTATGCTGCTGTAGAACTGCATATTGCCTTCTTCtgctaaaggtgcccatacacattaTGGAAAAGTCAGACAAACTGGCTGATTTTGGTAACAGTCTTATAGAGGTGTTCTGACTCTCTACCATGGCAGATGTTGGTCCAATAAAGGATTGGGCATTTTGTAATTTAACATAATTAATAATTTGTTCAAAACAGTAGATAAGCTGCTAACAGAGTCATCTGGTAGAGGCTTATATCCCTATTTGGCTGTTGAATGGGTATGGACACCTTAAGTGGTGCATCTTTGATTGTTTTGgagactaagggtctattcacacggtagaatttccgcttgcagaaattcagaagtgtgaatgggagtgcggaatcccatagaagtctatgggctatagtttgaggcggaattccgcaagaggAAATCctgtcgtgtgaatagaccctaagggccaTACGTCATGTCAATTGtcatggaaaaatatctgttggggggaaaaaaaaacacaaagaatacATAACACAGGGCCAATGAGTGTCGATCTTGTAGGTGAGCACTCATTCACAGAGCCTATTTACATGCTAAACTATTGCACAGGGAAGGACATCCAAACAATGGATG is a window encoding:
- the LOC130290856 gene encoding sphingolipid delta(4)-desaturase/C4-monooxygenase DES2-like translates to MGNKVVRDNFEWVYSDQPHSDRRKEILAKYPQIKNLMGPDPQLKWTVSCMVAVQILCCYLVCDVSWKWLLFWSYAFGGVINHSLTLAIHDISHNVAFGNKSARYNRFFGMFANLPIGVPYSTSFKKYHIDHHRYLGGDGLDVDIPTDFEGRFFCTPTRKIIWIIIQPLLYVLRPLYVNPKPITHMEVINALVQFSFDLAIYSLWGLKPIVYLLAGSLLSMGFHPISGHFIAEHYMFLKGYETYSYYGPLNLLTFNVGYHMEHHDFPSIPGSKLPEVRKIAAEYYDTLPYHTSWGRVLWDFIFCKELGPFSRVKRECELAKKD